From one Lolium rigidum isolate FL_2022 chromosome 4, APGP_CSIRO_Lrig_0.1, whole genome shotgun sequence genomic stretch:
- the LOC124647484 gene encoding ABC transporter C family member 10-like, whose product MALGWVPHEIWPPSSRSATRSTGQPPRPEHPLPPPRRSRDRGDGPQHQQALPVARDHAALTSHRPPPRVPKPPPGGALVDHALTHGCSGRSKTQQGRRHRAHSRTSRSGAAFLLLSSRAEPGAQILAAPFLGDAAFDRRRLRGRRGGEIEAGGAGGGGLGPGGGDAGERTGVTHPPVHDCTAQMSFLTSFECHLNALSCIYISGFWKMTNLCGRAVCSSHHVLISCTFKEIFDSSTCMNHLVAIAIATPLTLVLMLRLLIELRKSVASARQLFTLTSSLQLAAVVFNACLGSVHLVRGVWMLGSNQDASVCPPHLWLATLSQGFSLLLTAFACAIRRGFLGFTFTRLWSFSLTIYTAFICCSSVVSTVGANVVTIKACLDFLSLPGAVIFLVYTIPSTHDEEGHEENGKGLYKPLKTDPDSEVADSSEVTAFAKAGILSEMSFWWLNPFMKMGYEKPLEEKDMPLLGATDRAQNQYLMFLEKLNSNKKHSPLQSFDGTPSILWTIVSHHKRGIMVSGMFALLKVLTLSTGPLLLRAFINVSTGKGTYKHEGSMLAAIMFICKCCESLSQRQWYFRTRRLGLQVRSLLSAAIYKKQQKLSSSAKMKHSSGQIMNYVTVDAYRVGEFPYWFHQTWTTIVQLCIALVILYNAVGTAMVSSLVVVIITVLCNAPLAKLQHKFQTKLMEAQDVRLKAMAESLVHMKILKLYAWEAHFKKAIEKLREVEYKWLSAFQLSRAYNSVLFCNVFTFIATLRLVQDPIRSIPEVLGVVVQAKVAFTRIEKFLGAPELNGQVKRKYHMGTSYPVAMNSCRFSWYEDPLKPTLKNINLVVKTGEKVAICGEVGSGKSTLLAAMLGEVPKTEGTIQVSGKIAYVPQNAWIQTGTVQENILFGSCMDSPRYEETLSRCSLVKDLEMLPYGDNTQIGERGVNLSGGQKQRLQLARALYQNSDIYLLDDPFSSVDAHTATSLFDEYVMGALSDKTVILVTHQVDFLPVFDTILLMSDGVVIRSAPYQELFADCQEFKDLVNAHKDTIGLPDLSSRISPHRANEISTKVKDHNYGSGYTKSGKPSPAHQLIKKEERETGDTGVKPYMLYLCQNKGFMYASLCVISHMIFIAGQIAQNSWMAANVENPRTGTLKLITVYIVIGVCTMFFLLSRCLSVVVLGVQTSRSLFSQLLDSLFRAPMSFYDSTPLGRVLSRVSSDLSTVDLDVPFAFMFSLSASLNGYSNLGVLAVVTWQVLFVSVPMVVLAIRLQRYYLASAKELMRINGTTKSALANHLGESISGAITIRAFEEEDRFFDKNSDLVDKNAIPYFYNFAATEWLIQRLEIMSAAVLSVSAFLMVLLPPGTFSPGFVGMALSYGLSLNMSFVSSIRKQCNFANQIISVERVNQYMDIQSEAPEFIEENRPGPDWPQVGSVELIDLKIRYRKDAPLVLHGISCKFEGGDKIGIVGRTGSGKTTLIGALFRLTEPAGGEIIIDSLDITTIGLYDLRSRLGIIPQDPTLFQGTVRYNLDPLEQFSDLQIWEVLKKCQLVEAVQEKEHGLDSLVADDGSNWSMGQRQLFCLGRALLRRCRILVLDEATASIDNGTDVVLQKTIRTEFKYCTVITVAHRIPTVMDSDMVLAMSDGKVEEYDNPTKLMETEGSLFRELVEEYCAYTSNGTT is encoded by the exons ATGGCCTTGGGGTGGGTACCACATGAAATCTGGCCTCCGTCTTCGAGATCTGCCACGAGGTCGACGGGGCAACCACCCCGGCCCGAGCACCCTCTACCGCCTCCACGCCGCTCGCGCGACCGAGGAGACGGTCCTCAGCATCAGCAAGCGCTCCCCGTCGCCAGGGACCACGCCGCCCTCACCTCGCACAGGCCGCCGCCTCGGGTGCCCAAGCCCCCACCGGGAGGAGCGCTGGTCGACCACGCCCTGACCCACGGCTGCTCCGGCAGGAGCAAGACGCAGCAGGGGCGCCGACATCGCGCCCACTCCCGCACCAGCAGATCTGGCGCGGCGTTCCTCCTCCTATCGTCGCGCGCGGAGCCGGGAGCCCAGATCCTCGCCGCCCCCTTCCTGGGCGACGCGGCCTTCGACCGGCGGCGCCtccgggggcgacgaggaggggagATCGAGGCGGggggagctggcggcggcggcctaggGCCAGGAGGAGGCGACGCGGGGGAGCGAACCG GGGTTACTCATCCACCTGTTCATGACTGCACAGCACAGATGAGTTTCCTCACAA GCTTCGAATGCCACTTGAATGCTTTGTCATGTATATATATTTCAGGTTTTTGGAAGATGACGAACTTGTGCGGGAGGGCAGTTTGCTCCAGCCACCATGTCCTAATCTCATGTACATTCAAGGAAATATTCGACTCCTCCACTTGCATGAATCATCTGGTGGCGATAGCCATTGCCACGCCGCTCACCCTCGTGCTCATGCTCCGCTTGCTCATCGAACTTCGGAAGAGTGTAGCATCTGCACGCCAGCTCTTCACGCTCACTTCATCGCTGCAGCTGGCTGCCGTGGTGTTCAATGCCTGCTTGGGTTCGGTCCATCTTGTCCGAGGAGTGTGGATGCTGGGTAGTAACCAGGATGCTTCTGTTTGCCCGCCACACTTGTGGCTTGCAACACTGTCTCAAGGTTTCAGTTTGCTCCTCACCGCCTTCGCTTGTGCCATCAGGCGTGGGTTTCTCGGATTCACGTTCACTCGGTTATGGTCGTTCTCGCTGACCATCTATACCGCATTCATCTGTTGTTCCTCGGTTGTCAGCACTGTTGGGGCAAATGTGGTCACCATTAaggcttgtttggattttctgtcCCTGCCAGGAGCAGTTATCTTTCTTGTTTACACCATTCCGagcacccatgatgaggaggggcaTGAAGAAAACGGGAAAGGTTTATACAAGCCACTGAAGACCGATCCAGACAGTGAGGTAGCCGACTCTTCAGAGGTAACCGCCTTTGCTAAAGCCGGTATCTTGAGCGAGATGTCATTCTGGTGGCTGAACCCTTTCATGAAGATGGGTTATGAGAAGCCCCTCGAGGAGAAAGACATGCCACTATTAGGCGCCACCGACCGAGCACAAAACCAGTACTTAATGTTCTTGGAGAAGCTGAATAGCAACAAGAAGCATTCGCCTTTGCAGTCATTTGATGGCACACCATCAATCTTGTGGACTATCGTTTCTCATCACAAGCGTGGGATCATGGTCTCAGGTATGTTCGCCTTGCTCAAGGTTCTCACCTTATCTACAGGCCCGTTGCTTCTCAGGGCATTCATCAACGTATCGACTGGGAAAGGAACCTATAAACATGAAGGCTCTATGCTGGCTGCCATAATGTTCATCTGCAAATGTTGCGAGTCTTTGTCGCAGAGACAGTGGTATTTCCGCACACGGAGGTTAGGACTCCAGGTGAGGTCTCTCCTCTCTGCAGCTATCTATAAGAAGCAACAGAAGTTGTCAAGCTCAGCAAAGATGAAGCACTCCTCTGGACAAATCATGAACTATGTGACCGTCGATGCATACCGAGTTGGAGAATTCCCATACTGGTTCCATCAAACATGGACAACCATTGTTCAGCTTTGCATCGCTCTGGTGATTCTTTATAATGCAGTTGGTACTGCGATGGTTTCATCCttggtcgtcgtcatcatcactgtACTTTGCAATGCTCCGTTAGCCAAACTGCAACACAAGTTTCAAACCAAGCTTATGGAAGCACAAGACGTGAGATTGAAGGCCATGGCGGAGTCGCTAGTTCACATGAAGATCCTGAAACTTTATGCATGGGAAGCTCACTTTAAGAAAGCCATTGAGAAGCTAAGGGAGGTTGAGTACAAGTGGTTGTCAGCGTTCCAGCTTAGCAGGGCTTACAATAGTGTCCTGTTCTG CAACGTATTCACATTCATCGCAACTCTACGTCTAGTGCAAGACCCCATTAGGTCGATACCGGAAGTTCTCGGAGTTGTGGTACAAGCAAAGGTTGCTTTCACTCGGATAGAAAAGTTCCTAGGTGCACCTGAGCTGAATGGACAAGTTAAGAGGAAATACCACATGGGTACCAGTTACCCGGTAGCAATGAACTCATGCAGGTTCTCATGGTATGAAGATCCATTAAAACCTACCTTGAAGAACATAAATTTGGTAGTTAAAACTGGGGAGAAGGTTGCAATTTGTGGAGAGGTAGGATCAGGAAAGTCGACTCTATTGGCTGCGATGCTTGGAGAGGTTCCCAAAACTGAAGGCACG ATTCAAGTCAGCGGGAAAATAGCATACGTGCCTCAGAATGCATGGATTCAAACAGGAACGGTGCAGGAAAATATTCTCTTTGGTTCTTGTATGGACAGCCCAAGATATGAAGAAACACTCTCGAGGTGCTCGTTGGTCAAGGACCTCGAGATGTTACCATATGGAGACAATACTCAAATTGGGGAGAGAGGAGTGAACCTTAGTGGTGGTCAGAAGCAGCGCCTTCAGCTTGCTCGTGCACTGTACCAAAACTCAGACATCTATCTCCTTGATGACCCTTTCAGTTCTGTAGATGCCCACACAGCAACAAGTCTCTTCGAT GAATATGTCATGGGTGCTCTGTCAGACAAGACAGTCATTTTGGTGACTCACCAAGTAGATTTTCTACCTGTATTCGACACCATtctg TTAATGTCAGATGGGGTGGTTATTCGATCTGCACCTTATCAAGAACTATTCGCAGATTGTCAAGAATTTAAAGACCTTGTAAATGCCCATAAAGATACCATTGGTCTTCCAGATCTTAGCAGCAGGATTTCTCCTCATAGAGCAAATGAAATATCAAcaaaggtgaaagaccataattaTGGAAGTGGATACACGAAGTCTGGGAAGCCATCACCAGCACATCAACTGATCAAGAAAGAGGAAAGAGAAACAGGAGATACAGGTGTTAAGCCTTATATGCTTTACTTGTGCCAGAACAAAGGCTTCATGTATGCTTCTCTTTGTGTTATTTCTCACATGATCTTCATAGCTGGGCAAATAGCACAGAATTCATGGATGGCGGCGAATGTCGAAAATCCTCGTACCGGTACACTGAAGTTAATTACTGTGTACATTGTTATCGGAGTTTGCACAATGTTCTTTTTGCTATCGAGATGCTTATCGGTTGTTGTTCTCGGGGTCCAGACATCAAGATCCTTATTCTCCCAGTTACTTGATTCATTGTTCCGTGCACCGATGTCCTTTTATGATTCTACTCCTCTAGGAAGGGTCCTTAGCCGG GTCTCTTCAGATTTGAGCACTGTTGACCTTGATGTTCCGTTCGCATTCATGTTTAGCCTTAGTGCGAGCTTAAATGGCTACAGCAATCTGGGGGTATTGGCTGTTGTTACATGGCAAGTTCTGTTTGTATCTGTGCCAATGGTAGTTCTGGCAATCAGGTTACAG AGGTATTACTTAGCCTCGGCTAAGGAATTGATGCGGATCAATGGCACTACGAAATCTGCTCTAGCAAATCACTTGGGTGAATCAATTTCGGGAGCTATAACCATAAGGGCATTCGAGGAAGAAGATCGTTTCTTTGATAAAAATTCTGATCTTGTTGACAAGAATGCTATCCCATACTTCTATAATTTTGCAGCAACTGAATGGCTGATTCAACGCCTTGAAATAATGAGTGCTGCGGTTCTTTCTGTTTCAGCCTTTCTCATGGTTCTTCTTCCTCCAGGAACATTTAGCCCTG GTTTTGTAGGAATGGCATTGTCGTATGGTCTCTCCCTAAATATGTCTTTTGTTTCCTCTATTCGAAAGCAGTGCAACTTTGCGAACCAAATAATATCAGTGGAACGGGTGAACCAGTACATGGACATACAAAGTGAAGCACCAGAAtttattgaagaaaacagaccgGGACCGGATTGGCCTCAAGTTGGCAGTGTGGAGCTAATAGATTTGAAG ATTAGGTACAGAAAAGATGCTCCACTTGTACTGCATGGAATCAGTTGCAAGTTTGAAGGTGGAGATAAGATTGGTATTGTTGGTCGAACGGGAAGTGGGAAGACAACTTTAATTGGTGCATTGTTTCGCCTTACCGAACCAGCAGGAGGGGAGATAATTATTGACTCTTTGGACATCACTACGATTGGCTTATATGACCTGCGTTCACGTTTGGGTATCATTCCGCAAGATCCAACACTTTTTCAGGGTACTGTAAGATATAATCTAGATCCTCTCGAGCAATTCTCAGATCTCCAAATATGGGAG GTTCTCAAGAAATGTCAACTTGTTGAAGCTGTCCAGGAGAAGGAACATGGTTTGGATTCACTTG TTGCGGACGACGGGTCGAACTGGAGCATGGGCCAAAGGCAGCTCTTCTGTTTGGGACGCGCACTTTTGAGAAGGTGTCGTATCTTAGTTCTTGATGAAGCCACGGCCTCTATAGACAATGGAACAGATGTTGTCCTTCAAAAGACTATCAGGACAGAATTCAAATATTGCACTGTTATTACAGTAGCGCACCGTATACCAACAGTTATGGACTCCGACATGGTACTTGCAATGAGTGATG GGAAAGTAGAGGAGTATGACAATCCTACAAAGCTAATGGAAACTGAAGGATCTCTCTTCCGCGAGCTGGTCGAAGAGTACTGCGCATACACATCAAACGGAACTACATAG